In Apium graveolens cultivar Ventura chromosome 10, ASM990537v1, whole genome shotgun sequence, the following are encoded in one genomic region:
- the LOC141692812 gene encoding uncharacterized protein LOC141692812 isoform X2 has translation MGMLETQSAETKILITESIMAARENAKLNADKSLDQTDSIVQSAARENANFSADKSLDQTDSLVQTKMNEFKLSSDGNFGHDQAQIISSDIAEAEQKGFLMEQSPGVAQSAETKILIKESIMAARENAKFNADKSLDHTESLVQSAEAKILIKESITEARENAELNADKSLDQTDSLVQTNMNEFKLSSDGNCRHDQAQIMSNDSAVAEQKGFLEQSPGVAQSAETEIFINKESIITARENAYKSLNQTDSLVQTTKNEFKLSGAGNFRHDQAQGMSNDSAGAEEKGFSKEQSPGVADHHQMNGGDDFDGNPLVLTESLVAAGGNAAKKKKAGSSRGKKKTKSKRTNSAQRKIKRTVFVSDIDNEIAEVQLAALFTSCGEIVDCRICGDPKSALRFGFVEFSVKEGARNALSLAGMMLGSHTVKVQPSKTAIAPVNQNLLPRSEDEIERCTRTIYITNIDKKVIPEDVRLFFESFCGEVLCLKLLNDRRHSTCIGFLEFVTPESAIAALKCSGVILGDLPIRVSPSKTPIKKGVPRRTNQ, from the exons ATGGGCATGCTTGAAACTCAATCCGCAG AAACTAAAATTTTGATCACGGAATCTATCATGGCTGCTCGTGAAAATGCTAAGTTAAATGCTGATAAATCACTGGATCAGACTGATTCAATAGTTCAATCTGCTG CTCGTGAAAACGCTAACTTCAGTGCTGATAAGTCACTTGATCAGACCGATTCACTCGTTCAAACCAAAATGAATGAGTTCAAATTAAGCAGCGATGGAAACTTCGGGCATGATCAGGCGCAGATAATCAGTTCTGACATCGCTGAAGCTGAACAGAAGGGTTTCCTTATGGAGCAGAGTCCTGGTGTGGCTCAGTCTGCAG AAACTAAAATTTTGATCAAGGAATCTATCATGGCTGCTCGTGAAAATGCTAAGTTCAATGCTGATAAATCACTGGATCATACTGAATCACTCGTTCAATCTGCAG AAGCTAAAATTTTGATCAAGGAATCGATCACGGAAGCTCGTGAAAATGCTGAACTCAATGCTGATAAGTCACTGGATCAGACTGATTCACTCGTTCAAACCAACATGAATGAGTTCAAATTAAGCAGTGATGGAAACTGCAGGCATGATCAGGCGCAGATAATGAGTAATGACAGCGCTGTAGCTGAACAGAAGGGTTTCCTTGAGCAGAGTCCTGGTGTGGCTCAATCTGCAG AAACTGAAATTTTTATCAACAAGGAATCAATCATTACAGCTCGTGAAAATGCTTATAAGTCACTGAATCAGACTGATTCACTCGTTCAAACCACCAAAAATGAGTTCAAATTAAGCGGCGCTGGAAACTTCAGGCATGATCAGGCGCAGGGAATGAGTAATGACAGTGCTGGAGCTGAAGAGAAGGGTTTCTCTAAGGAGCAGAGTCCTGGTGTGGCTGATCATCATCAGATGAACGGTGGGGATGATTTTGATGGTAATCCTTTGGTGCTCACTGAGTCCCTTGTTGCTGCTGGTGGAAATGCTGCAAAAAAG AAGAAGGCTGGCTCTAGTCGTGGGAAGAAAAAAACGAAGAGTAAGCGAACTAATTCGGCTCAAAGAAAAATTAAGAGGACTGTTTTTGTTTCTGACATTGACAATGAG ATTGCTGAAGTGCAACTTGCAGCTCTCTTTACTAGCTGCGGGGAG ATTGTTGATTGTCGTATATGTGGTGACCCGAAATCTGCTCTCCGGTTTGGGTTCGTTGAGTTCTCTGTAAAGG AAGGTGCAAGAAATGCTTTGAGTCTTGCAGGGATGATGCTTGGTTCCCACACTGTCAAGGTGCAGCCTTCGAAAACTGCAATTGCACCTGTTAACCAGAACCTTTTGCCAAGG TCTGAAGATGAAATAGAGAGATGCACAAGGACTATTTATATTACAAATATAGATAAGAAG GTTATTCCAGAAGATGTCAGACTCTTTTTTGAATCTTTCTGTGGAGAG GTTCTTTGCTTGAAGCTGCTTAATGACCGTCGTCATTCAACTTGCATCGGATTCCTGGAGTTCGTGACA CCTGAGAGTGCAATTGCAGCCCTCAAATGTAGTGGTGTCATCTTGGGAGACTTGCCAATAAG GGTAAGCCCGTCAAAGACGCCTATCAAGAAAGGTGTTCCCCGCAGAACAAATCAATGA
- the LOC141692812 gene encoding uncharacterized protein LOC141692812 isoform X1, producing MATELQSCFFQDSFVFFYQIIIFRAETKILITESIMAARENAKLNADKSLDQTDSIVQSAARENANFSADKSLDQTDSLVQTKMNEFKLSSDGNFGHDQAQIISSDIAEAEQKGFLMEQSPGVAQSAETKILIKESIMAARENAKFNADKSLDHTESLVQSAEAKILIKESITEARENAELNADKSLDQTDSLVQTNMNEFKLSSDGNCRHDQAQIMSNDSAVAEQKGFLEQSPGVAQSAETEIFINKESIITARENAYKSLNQTDSLVQTTKNEFKLSGAGNFRHDQAQGMSNDSAGAEEKGFSKEQSPGVADHHQMNGGDDFDGNPLVLTESLVAAGGNAAKKKKAGSSRGKKKTKSKRTNSAQRKIKRTVFVSDIDNEIAEVQLAALFTSCGEIVDCRICGDPKSALRFGFVEFSVKEGARNALSLAGMMLGSHTVKVQPSKTAIAPVNQNLLPRSEDEIERCTRTIYITNIDKKVIPEDVRLFFESFCGEVLCLKLLNDRRHSTCIGFLEFVTPESAIAALKCSGVILGDLPIRVSPSKTPIKKGVPRRTNQ from the exons ATGGCAACAGAACTCCAGTCTTGTTTTTTTCAAgattcttttgtttttttttatcaGATAATCATTTTTCGTGCAGAAACTAAAATTTTGATCACGGAATCTATCATGGCTGCTCGTGAAAATGCTAAGTTAAATGCTGATAAATCACTGGATCAGACTGATTCAATAGTTCAATCTGCTG CTCGTGAAAACGCTAACTTCAGTGCTGATAAGTCACTTGATCAGACCGATTCACTCGTTCAAACCAAAATGAATGAGTTCAAATTAAGCAGCGATGGAAACTTCGGGCATGATCAGGCGCAGATAATCAGTTCTGACATCGCTGAAGCTGAACAGAAGGGTTTCCTTATGGAGCAGAGTCCTGGTGTGGCTCAGTCTGCAG AAACTAAAATTTTGATCAAGGAATCTATCATGGCTGCTCGTGAAAATGCTAAGTTCAATGCTGATAAATCACTGGATCATACTGAATCACTCGTTCAATCTGCAG AAGCTAAAATTTTGATCAAGGAATCGATCACGGAAGCTCGTGAAAATGCTGAACTCAATGCTGATAAGTCACTGGATCAGACTGATTCACTCGTTCAAACCAACATGAATGAGTTCAAATTAAGCAGTGATGGAAACTGCAGGCATGATCAGGCGCAGATAATGAGTAATGACAGCGCTGTAGCTGAACAGAAGGGTTTCCTTGAGCAGAGTCCTGGTGTGGCTCAATCTGCAG AAACTGAAATTTTTATCAACAAGGAATCAATCATTACAGCTCGTGAAAATGCTTATAAGTCACTGAATCAGACTGATTCACTCGTTCAAACCACCAAAAATGAGTTCAAATTAAGCGGCGCTGGAAACTTCAGGCATGATCAGGCGCAGGGAATGAGTAATGACAGTGCTGGAGCTGAAGAGAAGGGTTTCTCTAAGGAGCAGAGTCCTGGTGTGGCTGATCATCATCAGATGAACGGTGGGGATGATTTTGATGGTAATCCTTTGGTGCTCACTGAGTCCCTTGTTGCTGCTGGTGGAAATGCTGCAAAAAAG AAGAAGGCTGGCTCTAGTCGTGGGAAGAAAAAAACGAAGAGTAAGCGAACTAATTCGGCTCAAAGAAAAATTAAGAGGACTGTTTTTGTTTCTGACATTGACAATGAG ATTGCTGAAGTGCAACTTGCAGCTCTCTTTACTAGCTGCGGGGAG ATTGTTGATTGTCGTATATGTGGTGACCCGAAATCTGCTCTCCGGTTTGGGTTCGTTGAGTTCTCTGTAAAGG AAGGTGCAAGAAATGCTTTGAGTCTTGCAGGGATGATGCTTGGTTCCCACACTGTCAAGGTGCAGCCTTCGAAAACTGCAATTGCACCTGTTAACCAGAACCTTTTGCCAAGG TCTGAAGATGAAATAGAGAGATGCACAAGGACTATTTATATTACAAATATAGATAAGAAG GTTATTCCAGAAGATGTCAGACTCTTTTTTGAATCTTTCTGTGGAGAG GTTCTTTGCTTGAAGCTGCTTAATGACCGTCGTCATTCAACTTGCATCGGATTCCTGGAGTTCGTGACA CCTGAGAGTGCAATTGCAGCCCTCAAATGTAGTGGTGTCATCTTGGGAGACTTGCCAATAAG GGTAAGCCCGTCAAAGACGCCTATCAAGAAAGGTGTTCCCCGCAGAACAAATCAATGA